In Bacteroidales bacterium, the sequence GCCAACGAAGTTTCAGGCGGAGGGAATATCGAATTTAAATTACACTCATTTAGAACAGCGAGTTGGGCCATAACAGATGGTTGCACTCAAGATTTAAACCGAGTGGACAACAACACCTGGACAGTTACGGTTAATTACTATTTGCCGCTACCTGCCATCCATTACACACCACTGGCTACGACTACACCGGTAACCGGCAACCGCAACCTGGATGATGTTCACATTTCAACAAGTCACCCCGACGGCATTGCCACCGGCGGCAATGCTCCACGCATATACTGGCGCGTAAATGCCGGGTCCTGGCAAAGTGCAGCAGCAGCTTCCTTGAGCGGTAACCTCTATGATTTTGTGATCGGAACTACAAGCTTATCCATTGGTGATATGGTGGAATATTTTGTGATCGCACAATCGGTGAGCGGCGACATTGTGGCCAATCCCGGCGCAGGGCTGGTTGCCACTGATGTAAATACCATCACTACATACCCGGTTAATCCTTACACTTACACAGTTGTAGCAGGTCCACTTGCCGGTATTTATGATATCAGTACCCCAACATTTAATCAACTCAGTGGCAGGAATATTACTTTTGAGAAAGTAGTCAATAAAGTGTGGAAAGAGGTTTGGGTAGCTAATGAAATAGAGGATGATAAGCAGGAAAAGGCAAAAGAAACCTCGCCCGGCAGAGAACCGGTTTTGGCTGATCCTGTGGTTGAAGCTTCTTCCCGTGTTCAGGGTAACTACAAAATGATGGAAGTGGAAGAAATCACCTATGTCCCAATGGAGAACGGAGAAGTTTATACAGGTCCGCTTTTTGTGGAAAATACAGACAAATCCAAAGAAATTAAAGGAACCTATGCTACCATCACAGCGGCTGTTGCTGCCCTGAACAGCCTTGGGGTCAGCGGTGCAGTGAATTTCCTACTCGAAGAATCCAGCTATTCCGCCGGCGAAACCTTTCCGGTTGTGATCAATGTTTCCAGCGAGCACAAACCCGATGCAACCAAACCGGTGACCATTAAACCCGGTACGGGCAAAACAGTGAGTGTAACAGGCTCGGTGGCTGATGGGAACATCTTCAGCATCATCAACACCAACTTTGTTACTCTTGACGGTTCCAACGCAGGAGGTACTGACCGCAGCTTAACACTCGAAAATACCAGTGCTACTTTCCCGGAAGTCATCCTGATTGGTTCCTCAGGAACAACACCTGTAGTCGGTTCGGGGGTAAAGAATTGCATTATGATCAACGGCGCCCAAACTTCATCTGCTGTGGTGGTAACTGCAGCAGACGGCACTGCCGGCTACTTTAATGATATTACCATTCAAAACAACAGCATCAGCAAAGCATATATTGGCGTGTATGCTTTGGCGGCAGTATTACCCGGAAATGGAAACGGGTTGATCATCGCTGATAATGACCTCAATTCAAGCGGAACAAATTCTGTCAGATTGATTGGAATTTATGTCCAGGGTGTTGATGGTGCCACAGTGTTAAATAATACGGTGTCGAATATCTCTAACGCCAATAATGAGTTAGTCAGAGGAATCCAATTCGCCACTGGTACTAACGGCGCTATTTCTGACAATATAGTTAGCAATGTTGCAGTCACCAACACAGGCACATCAAGTGCTTTATCAGGAATTTACATTGGCTCAGGTAGTTTAGCCAAAAGTGTTAAGGTTACTGGTAACTCAATCTCACAACTGACTAATTCAGGAACATTGGCAGGTTTTGCAGGAATTATCAATTTTACTCCGAATGTAGAAATTACCGGCAATACAGTGCAAACCATGACGCAAAACGGAGCCGTTGCTTTGTGGGGCATAGTTACCTCCGGCGCAAGCAGGGTGGAGATTTCGGGTAACACTGTCAGTGGTATTACCACCTCCACTACCGGTACGCCCAATGGCATCAATATTCAGGGCGCCAGCACCAGTGTTACGGTATTCAACAACCGAATTTCCAATATCAAGAATACAAATGCAGGAGGATACAGTTCTGTTGGACTGGCCCTATCATCCACATCAACAGTAGCCGATGTGCTGGTTTACAACAATTTCATCTGGGATGTGGCTGGATATGGATACGGTTCTACCACCACGGACAATGGTTATGGCATTCGAATTACCAGCGGTGGCGGCTACAGGCTTTATCACAACAGCGTGAACCTTGCCACAAACCAAACTGCCACAACCGGGATTCCAGCCTGTTTGATGATTGCCTCAGGACTTGGCGCCAATTCGCTTGATATTCGTAACAACATCTTCTCCATGGCGGCAACCGTGGGTACAAACCGATGCGCAGTGATCTGCAACTCAGCCAATACGGTGTTTTCAGTCATCAATTATAATGTTTACCGCTCAACGGGTACAAATCTTGGGTATATTGGATCTTACAGAACAAACATTGCAGGCTGGCGGACCGGTACCGGTCAGGATGTTAATTCAATCTCCGTCGTTCCTGATTTTGTAAGCGCTACCGATCTTCATATTTCGGGTGGTTTCGCCTCACCATTAGCAAGTGTCGGTACTTACTTAAACGCTGTTAACGAAGACATTGACGGCGACCCGCGCAATACTCCGCCCTTTATCGGGGCAGATGAGTTTGGCCGTTCATGGACAGGTACACAAAACTCCGTTTGGAACAACAACAGCAACTGGAATCCCAATGCACCCACTTTAGCTACCGAGGCTGTAAGGATTCCGGCAGGCGTTCCCAATTATCCCG encodes:
- a CDS encoding T9SS type A sorting domain-containing protein, with translation AMAPGKLSPQQLREIMKATADDIDYLNPDVAGQIGVGRINAVAALQGVQDFLNGLENPQALNAIAAGPTQINLNWTKNEDNNDVMLVFTANDNFGTPVKGTIYSPGDAIPGGGIVLYRGSANTFSHTALEPTTVYFYRAYSYNSSNHYSSGKKANAITDKATSIQSLFHETFEADSPTRASWTQIQETGTGSWSFATGAGGGSITTAKAGTLNARFVSVSGTNSPITKLVTPVLDISGLTNPEVNFWYGQEVWDGDQNQLKVYYRISGSDPWVEIAHYTGNVNTWTNVTLALPNPSSTYQIAFEGINNWGYANVLDEVIVSDALSASATYAAGHISTDHPFDPSGVSTCPGSLTVNIPAGAVITGVDVAYNMTALSPAFKSHQQSRLVCTSSEGKYEANIYSGTGDVAGTQSYSRTGLTIANEVSGGGNIEFKLHSFRTASWAITDGCTQDLNRVDNNTWTVTVNYYLPLPAIHYTPLATTTPVTGNRNLDDVHISTSHPDGIATGGNAPRIYWRVNAGSWQSAAAASLSGNLYDFVIGTTSLSIGDMVEYFVIAQSVSGDIVANPGAGLVATDVNTITTYPVNPYTYTVVAGPLAGIYDISTPTFNQLSGRNITFEKVVNKVWKEVWVANEIEDDKQEKAKETSPGREPVLADPVVEASSRVQGNYKMMEVEEITYVPMENGEVYTGPLFVENTDKSKEIKGTYATITAAVAALNSLGVSGAVNFLLEESSYSAGETFPVVINVSSEHKPDATKPVTIKPGTGKTVSVTGSVADGNIFSIINTNFVTLDGSNAGGTDRSLTLENTSATFPEVILIGSSGTTPVVGSGVKNCIMINGAQTSSAVVVTAADGTAGYFNDITIQNNSISKAYIGVYALAAVLPGNGNGLIIADNDLNSSGTNSVRLIGIYVQGVDGATVLNNTVSNISNANNELVRGIQFATGTNGAISDNIVSNVAVTNTGTSSALSGIYIGSGSLAKSVKVTGNSISQLTNSGTLAGFAGIINFTPNVEITGNTVQTMTQNGAVALWGIVTSGASRVEISGNTVSGITTSTTGTPNGINIQGASTSVTVFNNRISNIKNTNAGGYSSVGLALSSTSTVADVLVYNNFIWDVAGYGYGSTTTDNGYGIRITSGGGYRLYHNSVNLATNQTATTGIPACLMIASGLGANSLDIRNNIFSMAATVGTNRCAVICNSANTVFSVINYNVYRSTGTNLGYIGSYRTNIAGWRTGTGQDVNSISVVPDFVSATDLHISGGFASPLASVGTYLNAVNEDIDGDPRNTPPFIGADEFGRSWTGTQNSVWNNNSNWNPNAPTLATEAVRIPAGVPNYPDITVAATCGYLTIDPGAEVKIAPGGSLTVADKLENNAGKDKLVIKSDNTGTGSLLHNTPGVEATVERYIPAAGYHLVSAPVTQASNPITGWFLWSYLYEFDADNQLWSAMGGSTGTPLNVKQGYMIYKYPGAKWNADTTYAFRGLLNSGAFYADVSYPNVSGNYNLVPNPYPSAIDWNAAAGWTRSNLAGSYWMWKHTEDNYGVWNGITGTFDVTKDIPVGQAFFVQATAADPILALNNDARLHSSQAFYKEKEELPNLIRLNASFNTYRDELVVLFDDVASMEYNNQEDATKMFGGTDAPQIYSLSLEEQKLTINMLPLSDEKMAIPVGFELSVEGEVSFTASSIDTFDPQVTVHLWDRLTGAMTDLRSSGEYTFYHHPDNPAERFDLLINSAVGVDELPTPEASAYFHDGWLYLNISEKVTGISTVNLFNVNGQLVFSSQAQPGRSTVAVPGLSTGVYMVHLFNEQFSITQKIITR